In the Clostridium beijerinckii genome, one interval contains:
- the iolE gene encoding myo-inosose-2 dehydratase gives MLNTEKVKLGICPIGWTNDDMPDLGKENTFEQAVSEMALAGFKGTEVGNKYPKDVNVLKKALDIRNLQIASAWFSSFLTTKPYEETEKEFIDHRDFLHEMGAKVIVVSEQGHSIQGEMDTPIFDGKYYFNEEEWKLLADGLNKLGRLAEDKGMKIVYHHHMGTGVQTTDEIDKLMSMTDENLVYLLFDTGHLVYSGENPIAILNKYANRIKHVHLKDIRADVLEKVKKEKMSFLMGVREGSFTVPGDGCIDFEPIFKILDENNYEGWILVEAEQDPAIANPFEYAIKARKYIKEKTKF, from the coding sequence ATGCTTAATACTGAAAAAGTGAAATTAGGAATTTGTCCAATAGGATGGACAAATGATGATATGCCTGATTTAGGAAAAGAAAATACATTTGAACAAGCCGTAAGTGAAATGGCTCTTGCAGGATTCAAAGGCACTGAAGTAGGAAATAAATATCCCAAGGATGTAAATGTTTTAAAAAAAGCATTAGACATAAGAAATCTTCAAATAGCAAGTGCTTGGTTTAGTTCATTTTTAACTACTAAGCCTTATGAAGAAACTGAAAAAGAATTTATAGATCATAGGGACTTCTTACATGAAATGGGTGCAAAAGTTATAGTAGTATCAGAGCAAGGGCACAGTATTCAAGGGGAAATGGATACCCCAATATTTGATGGAAAATATTATTTTAATGAAGAAGAGTGGAAACTATTAGCTGATGGTCTTAATAAGCTTGGAAGGTTAGCAGAAGATAAAGGAATGAAAATTGTTTATCATCATCATATGGGGACTGGAGTACAAACCACTGATGAAATTGATAAATTGATGAGTATGACTGATGAAAATTTAGTATATTTGTTATTTGATACAGGTCATTTGGTTTATTCAGGAGAGAATCCAATTGCAATATTAAATAAATATGCTAATAGAATTAAGCATGTGCATTTAAAAGATATAAGAGCAGATGTTTTAGAAAAAGTCAAGAAAGAAAAAATGAGTTTTTTAATGGGAGTAAGAGAGGGTTCATTCACTGTTCCAGGAGATGGATGTATAGATTTTGAGCCAATATTTAAGATATTGGATGAAAACAATTATGAAGGCTGGATATTAGTTGAAGCAGAACAGGATCCAGCAATTGCAAACCCATTTGAATATGCAATAAAAGCTAGAAAATACATTAAAGAAAAAACAAAATTTTAA
- the iolG gene encoding inositol 2-dehydrogenase has translation MLKVGIIGAGRIGKVHGESISKYVKNAEVKAIADVFLNEATINWAREIGIQGVYKDYKKILEDPEIDAILICSSTDTHSKISIEAIRAGKHVFCEKPIDHDLARIKEVIDELNKSKVKYQVGFNRRYDHNFKAIRNAVVEGKIGEPHVLKITSRDPEPPSIDYVKVSGGIFLDMTIHDFDMARYLLGSDVVEVYAAGNVLVDNAIGEAGDIDTAIITLKMANGAMAVIDNSRQSSYGYDQRAEVFGSLGQVSVGNDSISKAVISTKDGVTSEKPLFFFLERYMQAYADEITEFIDAIVNNRDISVSADDGLKAVLIGEAATKSLKENRPVRISEIIY, from the coding sequence ATGTTAAAGGTTGGAATTATTGGTGCAGGAAGAATTGGAAAAGTTCATGGAGAAAGTATTTCAAAGTATGTTAAAAATGCAGAGGTAAAAGCTATAGCAGATGTATTTTTAAATGAAGCTACAATAAATTGGGCAAGAGAAATTGGGATTCAAGGTGTATATAAAGATTATAAAAAGATACTAGAAGATCCAGAAATAGATGCTATTCTTATATGTTCATCTACAGATACTCATTCAAAAATCTCTATAGAAGCAATAAGAGCAGGTAAGCATGTATTTTGCGAAAAGCCAATTGATCATGATTTGGCAAGAATTAAAGAAGTGATAGATGAACTTAATAAATCAAAGGTTAAATATCAAGTGGGTTTCAATAGAAGATATGATCATAATTTTAAAGCCATAAGAAATGCGGTTGTGGAAGGGAAGATTGGAGAACCACATGTTCTTAAAATAACTTCAAGAGATCCTGAACCACCTTCAATTGATTATGTAAAGGTATCAGGAGGAATATTTTTAGATATGACAATTCATGATTTTGATATGGCAAGATATCTTTTAGGTAGTGATGTGGTAGAAGTTTATGCAGCTGGTAATGTTCTAGTTGATAATGCAATAGGAGAAGCAGGTGATATTGATACAGCTATTATAACTTTAAAAATGGCCAATGGAGCAATGGCAGTTATAGATAATTCAAGGCAGTCGTCTTATGGATATGATCAAAGAGCTGAAGTATTTGGATCTCTTGGTCAAGTGTCTGTGGGCAATGATAGTATTTCAAAGGCTGTGATATCAACTAAGGATGGAGTTACATCTGAAAAGCCATTGTTTTTCTTCTTAGAAAGGTATATGCAGGCGTATGCAGATGAAATTACAGAATTCATAGACGCAATTGTTAACAATAGAGATATTTCAGTAAGTGCAGATGACGGATTAAAAGCTGTGTTAATAGGAGAGGCTGCAACTAAATCATTAAAAGAGAATAGACCAGTTAGGATATCAGAAATAATATATTAG
- the iolD gene encoding 3D-(3,5/4)-trihydroxycyclohexane-1,2-dione acylhydrolase (decyclizing), whose amino-acid sequence MNSIKMTTAQALVRFLNNQYILFDGKEERFIDGIFTIFGHGIVLGLGQALDEDPGNLKVYQGRNEQGMAHVASAFAKQNNRRKIIACSTSIGPGAANMVTAAATATVNNIPLLMFPGDSFASRQPDPVLQQIEQSYNMGITTNDVFKPVCKYWDRVSRPEQLMSAIINAMRVLTDPSDTGAVCIALPQDVQGESFDFPEYFFKKRIHKITRPIAVDEEFKECVELITKRKKPIIICGGGVRYSEAGEVLERFAEKFNIPIGETQAGKSAIRGSHHMNLGGIGVTGNLAANTIAKDADLVIGIGTRFSDFTTSSKSLFKNPEVDFITINLSKFHASKLDSNKMVGDAKVCIEKLSNLLEKENYVSSYEDEIKNAKQAWREEMDRLINIKYGKDFTPIIKSRNERSLEEFKELTSGVITQTSALGLIRECIDDNAIVVGASGSLPGDLQRMWETDSRNSYHMEYGYSCMGYEIAASLGCKIAEPSKEVYSLVGDGSYLMLHSELITSLQEGKKINVLLFDNCGFGCINNLQMSNGIGNLATEFRYRNNDTEELNGGLIPIDFAKAASGYGVKTYTAKTLEELKVALSDAKKQKISTLIDIKVLPKTMTDGYESWWHVGLAEVSEKKFVNEAFEYGQNQLKNARKY is encoded by the coding sequence ATGAATTCTATTAAAATGACAACAGCTCAAGCACTAGTAAGATTTTTAAATAATCAATACATTTTATTTGATGGGAAAGAGGAACGATTTATTGATGGAATCTTTACTATATTTGGGCATGGAATAGTTTTAGGACTTGGACAAGCACTTGATGAAGATCCAGGAAACTTAAAAGTTTATCAAGGAAGAAACGAACAAGGAATGGCACATGTTGCATCAGCTTTTGCTAAACAAAATAATAGAAGAAAGATAATAGCATGCTCAACATCAATAGGACCAGGAGCAGCTAATATGGTTACAGCAGCAGCTACTGCAACAGTTAATAATATTCCATTACTTATGTTTCCAGGAGATTCATTTGCTAGCAGACAGCCAGATCCTGTACTTCAACAAATCGAACAATCTTATAATATGGGAATTACAACTAATGATGTATTTAAGCCAGTATGTAAGTATTGGGATAGAGTTTCTAGACCAGAGCAATTAATGTCTGCAATTATTAATGCAATGCGAGTTCTTACAGATCCATCAGATACTGGAGCTGTGTGCATAGCATTACCGCAAGATGTTCAAGGTGAAAGTTTTGACTTCCCAGAATATTTCTTTAAAAAACGTATTCATAAAATAACAAGACCGATAGCTGTGGATGAAGAGTTTAAAGAATGTGTTGAATTAATAACTAAGAGAAAGAAACCAATAATAATTTGTGGTGGTGGTGTTAGATATTCAGAAGCTGGAGAAGTACTTGAAAGATTTGCAGAAAAGTTTAATATTCCAATAGGAGAAACGCAAGCAGGAAAAAGTGCTATAAGAGGAAGTCACCATATGAATTTAGGTGGAATAGGAGTAACAGGAAATTTGGCTGCAAATACAATTGCTAAAGATGCAGATTTAGTAATAGGAATAGGAACAAGATTCTCGGATTTTACGACATCATCTAAATCTTTATTTAAAAATCCAGAAGTAGATTTTATAACAATAAATTTATCAAAATTTCATGCAAGTAAATTGGATTCCAATAAGATGGTTGGTGATGCTAAAGTTTGTATTGAGAAACTTAGTAATTTATTAGAAAAAGAAAATTATGTTTCATCATATGAAGATGAGATTAAAAATGCAAAACAAGCATGGAGAGAGGAGATGGATAGGTTAATTAATATAAAATATGGAAAAGATTTCACTCCAATTATAAAATCAAGAAATGAAAGAAGCCTGGAAGAATTTAAAGAATTAACTAGCGGAGTTATTACTCAGACATCAGCTCTAGGATTGATTAGAGAATGCATTGATGATAATGCAATTGTAGTGGGTGCATCAGGAAGCTTGCCAGGGGACCTTCAAAGAATGTGGGAAACTGATTCTAGAAATTCATATCATATGGAATATGGGTACTCCTGCATGGGATATGAAATAGCTGCAAGTCTAGGGTGTAAAATTGCGGAACCTAGCAAAGAAGTCTACTCACTAGTTGGTGATGGAAGTTACTTAATGTTACATTCAGAACTTATTACTTCATTGCAAGAAGGTAAGAAGATAAATGTATTATTATTTGATAATTGTGGATTTGGATGTATTAATAATCTACAAATGTCTAATGGAATAGGGAATCTTGCTACAGAGTTTAGATACAGAAATAACGACACAGAAGAACTTAATGGAGGTTTAATTCCTATAGATTTTGCTAAGGCAGCAAGTGGATACGGAGTGAAAACATATACAGCTAAGACTTTAGAGGAATTAAAAGTTGCATTGAGTGATGCAAAAAAACAAAAAATTTCTACTTTAATTGATATTAAAGTTTTACCAAAAACCATGACTGATGGATATGAATCATGGTGGCATGTAGGATTAGCTGAAGTATCAGAAAAAAAATTTGTTAATGAAGCTTTTGAATATGGTCAAAATCAACTTAAAAATGCAAGAAAATATTAA
- a CDS encoding 5-deoxy-glucuronate isomerase, whose amino-acid sequence MVYNLDRLENGENILCQINGKNKEMLMDVTVEKLEKNQRREYLKSDKEIAVLLLTGQVKINWLENSKSIERKSVFDDDPWCLHVPKNVGVTVEASEDSEILIQSTENLGFFEPKLYSPSECKSEIFGEGTWNGTARRVVRTIFDYKNAPYSNMVIGEVITYPGKWSSYPPHYHPQPEVYFYKFDKPQGFGLCLNGDKAYKILDNSFATIIGGDVHPQTSAPGYAMYYCWMIRHLENNPWKDRIDVDEHKWLWNKNAKIWPEE is encoded by the coding sequence ATGGTTTATAATTTGGATAGATTGGAAAATGGCGAGAATATATTATGTCAAATTAATGGTAAAAATAAAGAAATGTTAATGGATGTAACGGTAGAAAAATTAGAAAAAAATCAAAGAAGAGAATATCTAAAAAGTGATAAGGAAATAGCTGTTTTACTTCTGACAGGACAAGTGAAAATAAATTGGCTTGAAAATTCTAAGTCTATTGAAAGAAAATCAGTATTTGATGATGATCCATGGTGCTTACATGTACCTAAGAATGTTGGAGTTACTGTTGAAGCCAGTGAAGATAGTGAGATATTAATTCAAAGCACTGAAAATTTGGGATTTTTTGAACCAAAGTTATATTCACCAAGTGAATGTAAGAGTGAAATCTTTGGAGAAGGGACTTGGAATGGTACCGCTAGAAGAGTGGTAAGAACAATATTTGATTATAAAAATGCACCGTATTCCAATATGGTTATTGGAGAAGTTATAACATATCCAGGAAAATGGTCAAGCTATCCTCCTCATTACCATCCCCAACCAGAAGTTTACTTTTATAAGTTCGATAAACCACAAGGATTTGGATTGTGCTTAAATGGAGATAAAGCATACAAGATTCTAGATAATAGCTTTGCAACAATAATTGGGGGAGATGTACATCCGCAAACATCTGCTCCAGGATATGCAATGTATTATTGTTGGATGATTAGGCATCTAGAAAATAATCCTTGGAAAGATAGAATAGATGTAGATGAACATAAATGGCTTTGGAATAAGAATGCTAAAATATGGCCTGAGGAGTAA
- the iolC gene encoding 5-dehydro-2-deoxygluconokinase produces MEYIKFDKARKMDIVPIGRVAIDFNPIDINKPLSESSTFKKYLGGSPANIAVGLARLGKKIGFIGKVSKDQFGEFVVNYFDNEGIDTSQIKYSKNGENLGLTFTEIASPTESSILMYRQGIADLELNVDEIDEEYIKNTKAIVISGTALAKSPSREAALKALELAKRNNTVVIFDVDYRAYNWKNSDEIAIYYSIAGKQSDIIMGSREEFDLMEKLITREKNSDEETAKRWLDYGNKIVVIKHGKEGSTAYTSDGKSYNIKPFPVKLLKSFGGGDAYASAFLYGLLEGWSIIDSLEFGSASAAMLVASHSCSQDMPTVEAIRNFIKEEKEEYGDMVARA; encoded by the coding sequence ATGGAATATATTAAATTTGATAAAGCAAGAAAAATGGATATAGTACCCATAGGAAGAGTCGCAATTGATTTTAATCCTATAGATATTAACAAGCCTTTATCTGAAAGTAGCACTTTTAAAAAATATTTAGGAGGATCACCAGCTAATATTGCAGTTGGACTTGCAAGATTAGGTAAAAAGATTGGATTCATTGGCAAAGTATCAAAGGATCAGTTTGGAGAATTTGTTGTTAATTATTTCGATAATGAAGGGATAGATACATCTCAAATAAAGTATTCAAAGAATGGAGAAAATTTAGGATTAACTTTTACTGAAATAGCAAGCCCAACAGAGAGTAGTATATTAATGTATAGACAGGGAATTGCGGATTTAGAATTGAATGTTGATGAAATCGACGAGGAATATATAAAAAATACTAAGGCAATAGTGATATCAGGGACAGCTCTTGCCAAAAGTCCATCAAGAGAAGCAGCATTGAAAGCGCTGGAATTAGCTAAAAGGAATAATACAGTTGTAATATTTGATGTGGATTATAGAGCTTATAATTGGAAAAATAGTGATGAAATAGCTATATACTATTCGATTGCTGGAAAACAAAGCGATATTATAATGGGCTCACGAGAAGAATTTGATTTAATGGAAAAATTAATTACTAGAGAGAAAAATTCAGATGAAGAAACAGCGAAAAGATGGTTAGATTACGGAAACAAAATAGTAGTAATTAAGCATGGTAAAGAAGGATCTACTGCTTACACTAGTGATGGAAAGTCATACAATATAAAGCCATTTCCGGTTAAGCTACTTAAATCATTTGGTGGTGGAGATGCTTATGCATCAGCATTCCTATATGGTTTATTAGAAGGATGGAGCATTATAGATTCATTAGAATTTGGAAGTGCATCAGCAGCAATGTTAGTGGCTAGTCATAGTTGCTCGCAAGATATGCCTACAGTGGAAGCAATAAGAAATTTTATAAAAGAAGAAAAAGAAGAATATGGTGATATGGTAGCTAGAGCTTAA
- a CDS encoding class II fructose-bisphosphate aldolase, which produces MPLVDMRGLLKSALKENYAVGSFSVANMEMVIGAIKAAEELKSPIILQIAEVRLKYSPLELIGPMMVKAAENSKVPVAVHFDHGATIENVKKALDLGFTSVMIDGSHLEIEENIKITNKISSMAKLYNASVEAEIGHVGGSEDGSKEIEIQVTKLESAKKFFENTEIDALAVAIGNAHGVYSGEPNLRFDVLKNLQNNIPIPLVLHGGSGISAEDFKKCATMGIKKINIATATFNLVKKSVKELNKRLEDYDYFKLHETEIKAAYENVKKHIEIFGSSNKHKEEL; this is translated from the coding sequence ATGCCATTAGTAGATATGAGGGGACTTTTAAAAAGTGCTTTAAAAGAAAATTATGCAGTTGGAAGTTTTAGCGTTGCTAATATGGAAATGGTTATTGGAGCTATAAAAGCAGCAGAAGAATTAAAATCTCCAATTATACTTCAAATAGCTGAAGTAAGATTAAAATATTCACCTTTAGAACTTATTGGTCCAATGATGGTAAAAGCTGCTGAAAACTCAAAAGTGCCAGTAGCAGTACATTTTGATCATGGAGCTACAATTGAGAATGTAAAGAAGGCTTTAGATTTAGGATTTACATCAGTAATGATCGATGGATCACATTTAGAGATTGAAGAAAATATAAAAATAACTAATAAAATATCAAGCATGGCGAAATTATATAATGCATCAGTTGAAGCTGAAATTGGACATGTTGGTGGCAGTGAAGATGGAAGTAAAGAAATAGAGATTCAAGTCACTAAGTTAGAAAGTGCTAAAAAGTTTTTTGAAAATACAGAAATAGATGCTTTGGCTGTAGCAATAGGCAACGCTCATGGAGTATATAGTGGAGAGCCTAATTTGAGGTTTGACGTACTTAAAAATTTACAAAATAACATACCAATACCGTTGGTTTTGCATGGAGGATCTGGAATATCAGCGGAGGATTTTAAAAAGTGTGCGACAATGGGAATAAAAAAAATAAATATTGCAACAGCTACATTTAATTTAGTTAAGAAAAGCGTAAAAGAATTAAACAAGAGATTAGAAGATTATGATTATTTTAAATTACATGAAACAGAGATTAAGGCTGCCTACGAAAATGTTAAAAAGCATATAGAAATATTTGGAAGTTCAAATAAGCATAAGGAGGAACTATAA
- a CDS encoding iron-containing alcohol dehydrogenase: MSNEFMMPKKILTGGKALINSKEYLKLLGKKALIVTDSVMVSLGNVKMLTNILEEEKIYYKIYSDINGEPTDLMVEKGVEIFKEENCDFLIAIGGGSPIDSAKAIAMMTSNAGKISDYMGKQITNQLSKVVAIPTTAGTGSEATQFTIISDTENDVKMLIKGSSLLPTLAIIDPIFTMTAPAKTTAATGIDALTHAIEAYTSKKSQPLSDVFAISAVKRIFKYLPIAFKDPKNEEARTQMSIAALEGGIAFNNSSVTIVHGMSRPIGALFHVAHGISNAMLLKECLTFVLDGAYSRFAELARNIKIVNEETSDEIASKEFVDAVNGLCKELQIPSLEEYGIDRDKFFDNLDKMADDAIESGSPSNTIKNITHEDIVSIYKALWR; this comes from the coding sequence ATGTCAAATGAGTTCATGATGCCGAAGAAAATATTAACAGGAGGGAAAGCTCTCATCAATAGTAAAGAATATCTAAAGTTATTAGGTAAGAAAGCGTTAATCGTTACTGATAGCGTTATGGTCAGTTTAGGAAACGTAAAAATGTTAACTAACATATTAGAGGAAGAGAAAATTTATTACAAAATATATAGTGATATAAATGGTGAGCCAACTGATTTAATGGTAGAAAAGGGGGTAGAAATATTTAAAGAAGAAAATTGTGATTTTCTTATAGCTATTGGAGGAGGAAGCCCAATAGATTCGGCGAAAGCCATTGCAATGATGACTAGTAATGCCGGGAAGATATCAGACTATATGGGAAAACAGATAACAAATCAATTATCCAAAGTGGTTGCAATACCAACTACAGCAGGAACTGGATCAGAAGCAACTCAATTTACGATAATCTCAGATACAGAAAATGATGTAAAGATGCTTATAAAGGGAAGTTCATTACTTCCGACGTTAGCGATAATAGATCCTATATTTACAATGACAGCTCCAGCAAAAACTACAGCAGCAACAGGAATAGATGCGTTAACACATGCAATTGAAGCATATACATCAAAAAAATCTCAACCACTTTCTGATGTATTTGCAATTTCTGCTGTAAAAAGAATATTTAAATATTTACCTATAGCATTTAAAGATCCTAAAAATGAAGAAGCACGTACTCAAATGTCTATTGCGGCATTAGAAGGAGGAATTGCTTTTAACAATTCATCTGTAACAATAGTGCATGGAATGAGCAGACCAATAGGTGCATTATTTCATGTGGCACATGGAATATCTAATGCAATGTTGTTGAAGGAATGTCTTACATTTGTACTAGACGGTGCTTACTCTAGATTTGCTGAACTTGCCAGAAATATAAAAATTGTTAATGAGGAAACATCAGATGAAATTGCTTCAAAAGAATTTGTTGATGCTGTAAACGGTTTGTGTAAGGAGCTTCAAATACCTTCATTAGAAGAGTATGGAATAGACCGGGACAAGTTTTTCGATAATTTAGATAAAATGGCTGATGATGCAATTGAAAGCGGTAGTCCAAGCAATACAATTAAAAATATTACACATGAAGATATTGTTTCTATATATAAAGCACTCTGGAGGTAA
- a CDS encoding DeoR/GlpR family DNA-binding transcription regulator: MRSKRIDLIEKYIYKHKTISIDKLCEEFKMSKNTIRRDIDTLVDKGIIKKVYGGVTINNNNKELLSFEERTIKNNFAKSSIAEKAAQFVEDGDSIFIDSGTTTFNMIEYLKDKKNITVFTNNLNVIVQAIPYENIEIICLSGKLTRKTSSFTGLTAPDILSAYNLNKCFMACTGISLENGVTNTSPDEYKIKKAAVSKSSKCFLLADTSKFDVVSLMTFCDIKDIDYMITNDCPPEKYADYFHNYNIELIVTNEK; this comes from the coding sequence ATGCGTTCTAAAAGAATTGATTTAATAGAAAAATACATATATAAGCATAAAACTATCTCTATTGATAAACTATGCGAAGAATTTAAGATGTCAAAAAATACAATTCGTAGAGATATAGACACTTTAGTTGATAAAGGGATAATAAAAAAGGTTTATGGTGGAGTAACAATAAACAATAATAATAAAGAACTTTTGTCCTTCGAAGAAAGAACTATAAAAAATAATTTTGCCAAATCATCTATCGCCGAAAAAGCAGCACAATTTGTTGAAGATGGTGATTCTATTTTTATAGATTCAGGTACAACAACTTTTAATATGATTGAATATTTAAAAGACAAGAAAAACATTACTGTTTTTACAAATAACTTAAATGTTATAGTCCAAGCAATTCCATATGAAAATATCGAAATAATTTGTCTTTCTGGAAAACTAACTAGAAAAACATCTTCCTTTACTGGCTTAACTGCTCCTGATATTTTATCAGCTTATAACTTAAATAAATGTTTCATGGCTTGTACTGGAATTTCACTCGAAAACGGTGTCACCAATACCTCTCCAGACGAGTATAAAATAAAAAAAGCAGCAGTATCTAAAAGTTCTAAATGTTTTTTATTAGCTGATACCTCAAAATTTGATGTTGTATCTTTGATGACGTTTTGTGATATAAAAGATATTGATTATATGATAACCAATGATTGTCCTCCAGAAAAGTATGCAGACTATTTTCATAATTATAATATTGAACTTATAGTAACTAATGAAAAATAG
- a CDS encoding HAD family hydrolase, which yields MKQAVIFDMDGVLVDTESFYFKRRMKFFDDLKIEPATRKIEDFIGSTNGMIWERLVPDDDEKRNILKEEYSKYCKEHEVCFQEILNPSVKEVIRELKDRNLKIAIASSSERKEILRMVEECGIASCIDFVISGEECVQSKPDPEIYIRAIKALELLETEVLAVEDSALGIRAAKAAGVTVAALEPRDYYIDQSEADCKVNDLIEIISEI from the coding sequence TTGAAACAAGCAGTAATTTTTGATATGGATGGAGTTTTAGTGGATACTGAAAGTTTTTATTTTAAAAGAAGGATGAAATTCTTTGATGATTTAAAAATAGAACCAGCTACAAGAAAAATTGAAGATTTCATTGGATCAACAAACGGGATGATATGGGAAAGGTTAGTGCCTGATGATGATGAAAAACGTAATATTTTAAAAGAAGAATATTCAAAGTATTGTAAGGAACATGAAGTTTGTTTTCAAGAAATATTGAATCCTTCAGTTAAAGAAGTGATTAGGGAATTAAAAGATAGAAATCTCAAAATAGCTATTGCATCATCTTCAGAAAGAAAAGAAATTTTAAGGATGGTAGAAGAATGTGGAATTGCCAGTTGTATTGATTTTGTAATTAGTGGTGAAGAGTGTGTGCAAAGCAAACCAGATCCAGAGATCTACATTAGAGCTATAAAAGCATTAGAATTATTGGAAACAGAAGTTCTAGCAGTAGAAGATTCGGCATTAGGAATTCGAGCAGCAAAAGCAGCAGGGGTAACAGTTGCAGCTTTAGAGCCAAGAGATTACTACATAGATCAGTCAGAAGCCGATTGTAAAGTAAATGATTTGATTGAAATAATTTCTGAAATTTAA